The Mailhella massiliensis DNA segment TGAGGAAGTGAAGGACTGCATGGATAAAGTCTATACCCGTGACCTGTTTGAAAGAGATTGATCCTTCCTCGCTGAACAATATGCCGTAATGGCATCAAAACCGCCCCTTCCCGCTTACTTCGGCGGGAAGGGGCGGTTTTTGTATGGAGAGAGCGGCTTTCCCTGGCGGAACATCTCCGGGCATCGGGAAGAGGCTGAGGGGTACTTTCCAGTCCAAGGGGGCTGTCGTAGAGAAAGAGCTCTGTGTTTTTCCTTTCTTTCTCCCGCTTGTGGTTTTTTTTGTTTGCCTTGCTGTTTGTATTGTTATGCGGTATCGTAAGGAATTATAGCTTTTCTTCATAAAGGTATCGCATCATGGAATGGCTCACGCTCATCAACAACTTCGTCTGGGGCCCCTGTATGCTGGTGCTCCTTTTCGGCACCGGCCTGTATCTCACCATCGGGCTGCGTTTCTTCACCATACGCAACTTCGCCCGGGGGCTGCACCATGCCTGGGCCGGACGCAGGCAGGATTCGGAGCACGGGGAGATTTCTCCCTTCAATGCGCTCATGACGGCCCTTGCCGGCGACATAGGCACCGGCAACATCGTGGGCGTGGCCACGGCCATTTACATGGGCGGCCCCGGCGCGCTGTTCTGGATGTGGATGACGGCCCTTGTGGGTATGGCCACCAAGTTCAGCGAAGTGCTGCTTGCCGTGCACTTCCGGGAACGTACCCCGGCAGGCAACTGGGTGGGCGGAGCCATGTTCTTCATTAAAAACGGCCTGGGGCGCCGCTGGATGTGGTTGGGAAGCGCGTTTGCGCTTTTCGGCATCGTGGCCTGCATAGGCACGGGCGCCATGGTGCAGAGCAACGCCATAGGCGGCGTGCTGAAGGCGAGCTTCGGCATTCCCTTTGAAGTTTCCGCCGTGGTTCTTCTTCTGCTTTCCGGTCTGGTGCTGCTCGGCGGGGTGAAGCGCATCGCCGCCGTGGCGGGCAAGATCGTTCCCGTCATGGCCCTTTGCTATGCGGCCATGGCGCTGCTGGTCATCGTCATGCATATAAGCGAAGTGCCCGGCATTTTCGCCATGGTTCTGCGCGAGGCATTCACGCCCACGGCGGCCCAGGGCGGCGCGGCGGGCGCTTCCATCATGATGGCCATACGCATGGGCATGGCGCGCGGCATCTTCTCCAACGAAGCCGGTCTCGGCACGGCCCCCATGGCTCATGCCGCGGCTTCCACCCGTTCCCCCATGACGCAGGCCACCATCGGCATGCTCGATACCTTCATCGACACCATCGTGGTGTGCAGCCTCACGGCCTTCGCACTGCTGGTCACGGGCCTGTGGAGCAACGGGCAGGAAGGCGCGGCCGTGACTTCCGCCGCCTTTGAAAGCGTGCTGCCCGGCGTAGGCGGCATCGTGGTGACGGTGTGCCTTTCCCTCTTCGCCTTCACCACCGCCATGAGCTGGTGCGTGTACGGCGAACGCTGCGCCATCTACTTCTTCGGCGACAGGGCGCAGCTTCCCTTCCGTGTGGTGTACTGCATCGCCATTCCCGTGGGCATACTCATCAAGCTCGATCTGGTATGGCTGCTGGCCGATACCTGCAACGCGCTCATGGCCATTCCCAACCTTATCGCCATCCTGCTGCTCAGCCCCGTGCTTTTCAAGCTGGTGAAGCAGGAGGAGGCCTCCTTCCGTTCCGAATGCGCGAAGGACGACTGATCCGTTTTTTTCCGAAGCCGGGGGGAGTTCCCTCCGGCTTTTTTTGTTTAAGGCCTTTTCGTACAGATTCTGCGGCAGAAGGGCGTGGAGCATAGAGGGAGCGCTTCCGGCGGTACTCTTCTGCAGCGGCAGATGAATGAGAGAAGAGGGGGAGCGTTTCTCCGGGAAGCGGCGAAGGAAGGGGCGGGCGGAGAATGCCGCCGGATAAGACGCAACATGGCATGCTGCGCCTGCACGCAGGAAATGTGTTGTATGCAGAGAAAAAGAAAAGGCCCGTCGTATGACGGGCCTTCATATCTATATGGAGCGGGAGACGGGATTTGAACCCGCGACTTCAACCTTGGCAAGGTTGCACTCTACCACTGAGTTACTCCCGCGCGGTAGGAACAGACGTCTTGTATAAAAGAAGGCTGCCCCTGTCAACAAAAAAATTACAAAAAATAAAAATTTTTCTGCAGGGCGCAGCATCGCCTTTTGCCGACGATACGAAATTCCCCGGGAACGGCCCCGTGCGGCTGCGTCCATGCCTGCTTTTGCCCGGCCGTATTCTGCGGGCCTCCCGCACACGGGCCGGCGCGGAAGGGGCAGGCCGCGGGGCGCAAATCGCTTTCCTGCGGGAGCCTGCGTAGGCTCAGGGGAGGGAGATTTCGCAGGGGCACGCTTCCGGTTATTCCGGGAGAGGCCGTTCCGGGGCGTGTGCTTTGGAGATAAACATAAGGCCGCTCCTTGCGGAGCGGCCGGGGAAGGGGGCGGCCACGCACGGCCGCCCGGCAGGGGATTATGCCTTACTTCTTGGGCAGAGCGTAGTCATAACCCTTCTGGTCGGAGGTAGGAGCGTTTTCCACCTTCGGAGGTCTGCCGCCGTTGGGGGAAGGCTTGTATTCAAGCAGGCTCTTCCAGTCGGGGCAGGAAGGCGCGAGCTTGCGGATGGGCTTCAAGTCGCGGCCCTTGAGCTGCGGGGAATCGGCCGCATAGCGGAAGGCGCGGTGAATCTGCGTCCAGGGATTGTTGTCCTTTCTCACGCAGTAGGGCTCGTCGCCGGACATGGGGTTCACGAATTCCCACACCACTTCGCCCTCGGGCGTCACTTCGAACACATGGCCGTTGTTGGTGGCCGTGATCTGCCAGTTGCCGTTGGGGAGCTTCTGCGCGGCGCTCTGGTAGTCGGAATAGAAGCTGTTCGGGTCCTTGGTCTTGAACGACCACACGATCTTGCCGCCGTTGAAGGTGCCGTCGCGTTCTATTTCATAGGCGGCGCTGTGGTTGCCGCTGGGGCGCATGGTGCCGTTGTCGAAGATGCTCAGGTTGCCGTTGGGCAGCCAGTTGCAGTCGTGGGAACCGAAGAGAATCTGGTCGCCGTCGCGGGCGTAGCCCTGTTCCTTGGTGCCCGCGCCGTAGGCGTAGGGGTTGCCCCAGCGCCAGACCATCTTCTTGGTCTTTCTGTCGATGATGTACATTTCACCCCAGTCGCGGGAGTTCACCAGATACTGGTCGGTCTCGGGGTTGTAGCGGATGGAGTTCCAGTGCGTCCAGTCGGGCCCGGCGAAGTAGGCGGGCATATAGCCGAAGGGCAGATGATAGTTCGGGTCCCACTGGTCCTTGCCCGTGCCGATATTGTCCTTCACATGGAATTCCCACACGACTTTGCCGCTGGGGTCCACTTCGATGATGGCGTCGGGCCACACGCCTTCCAGCACCTTGCCGTCGGGGTACTTGAAGCCGTCCTTGTAGATGGTCGGGTCCTTGGGGTCGCGGCCCTTGGCGATCATTTCATCCCAGCTCATCTTTTCCCATACAAGCATGGCGGTGTTGCCGTTGGGCAGGCGGTCGAAGCCGTGATGGGCGACCTTGTTCTCGTCGCGTATGGTGTATTCCCATACCACATTGCCGTCCCAGTCGTATTCGCGCAGGCTGCCGTGCCAGCCGCCGAAGGTCACCGGAGAGCCGGGGCCCTGTTCGGCGCGCAGCAGGTGCCCGTTGGGCAGAAGCTCGGCCATGAAGGCCTGGCGGCCGTGATTCCATTCGTGCACCACGTTGCCCTCAAGGTCGATGAGGTAGGTTTTGGTGCCGCCCAGGTGGTTGGTGTAGAGCACAAAACCGCCGTAGGACTTTTCCTTCTGGTAGTGAAGCACGCCCAGGGGGCCGCAGATGGCTTCGTAGGCCGAAGACGTGGCGGGAGCGGCACAGAGGCCCGCAGCAAGGGCCGTGCCGGCCAGAAAGGCGACGAGTTTACGCATGGCATTCTCCTCCATGTTGAATGTGCGTAGAAACAGCTAGCTCACTTTTTCACAATTAAAAACAAAAAGTCAATAATAATTAAAGTAAAATCTATTTAAATATGGATTCATTTAATTAATTCATAAAAAAATCACCTTTTTGGATCAAAAAAATCATAGAAAGGAACGGAAGCGCCAAAGAGCCTTTCCCGAAAACAGCTGCGGCGTAAGGTTTTTCCGGCAACATGTCGAAAATGTTCCACTTTGTGCAAAAAAGCGCGTTTTTTCCGTTCCTTTTTTCATTCCGGCCTTTTTTCGCGCCTGGGCGGAGTAGGGAACGGTATCGCCTTTTGGGCGGAACATGCTTTTTGTTACAAAAGCTGTTTTTCCATTGACAGGAGAGGGGGTGTGCTGAACAATGGGAAAAATTCCGGCAAAGCTGCATCCGCCATTCGTCATGGTTTGAGCCTCCCGCAGGGCGCAGGCGCTGACGGGCCTTTCGGCCGATGAAGTCCTTTTTTTCAACCCGGGGCGCTTTTGTCCCTGTCCGCCGGATGTGGAGTCGGCCGGCGGATGCGGTCGACCGTGGATTGAATCATGCTTCAGAAACACAGCCTTCCCGCCCTGATCTGTCTTGTCTTCTGCCTTTTTTTCTGTATGTCGGCTCCGGCGTCTGCCGCCAATCCGCCAGACTATGAAAGGGCCAAGGCGCAGCTTGCCCGCTTGAAGGAAGGCAACCCGGGGGCCAATTCCTGGCAGGCCTGTGCCGATGCCTTCCGCGAGGTGTACGACAACAACCCCAAGTGGAACCTGCGCGTGGCGGCGCTGTTCCGCTGCGGCGTGGCTCTGGAGGAGAAGGCCAAGGTTACCGGTTCGTCGGTGGATGCGAAAAAGGCCGCTTCCGTGTACGAACAGTCGGCCAGGAAGTTTCCCTACAGCGCCCTTGCCGACGACGCGCTCTTCCGCGCCGCCGTGGTGTACAACGAGCTTTTGAAGGATCAGAAAAAGGCCCGCGTACACCTCGAGCACATCGCCCGCCGCTACTCCCGGGCCGATCATGCCAAAATAGCGGCGGAATACCGCGAGCAGATGGACGGGAAAAAGGCTTCCGTCTCAAGCAGTTCTTCAGGCGGAAAAGCGCCTGCAAAGGTGACCAGGCCGGGCAAGGCTGGTTCGCACATGCTTGCCGCGCAGCTCGGGCTTTCGGTTCGCACCATCATCATCGATCCGGGGCACGGCGGGCGCGACCCCGGGGCCATGCACAACGGCGTGGTGGAACGCGACGTGAATCTGGACGTGGCGCAGCGCCTGGAAAAGATTCTGGAAAAGCTGGGCTACAAGGTATTGCTCACGCGCAGCGGCAACAAGGGCATATCGCTGGCGGACCGCGTGAACTTCAGCCGCCGCAACAAGGGCGATCTGTTCATATCCATCCATGTGAACGCGGCGGAAAACACCTCCATCAGCGGGCTGGAAACCTATATCCTCGACTTTGCGCGGACAAGTTCCGCCAGCCGCCTGGCCATGGTGGAAAACGCAGACAGTGGCCGCCTCGGCGACATGGACAAGATTCTTACCGAAATTCTCACCGGTGCGCGCACAAGCGAATCGCGCCGCCTTGCGGAGAATATTCAGAAGTCCACGCTGAGCTACCTGAAAAAGAACGGCGTAAGCACCCGCAACGGCGGGGTGAAGGGCGCGCCGTTCTTCGTGCTGGTGGGCTCTTCCATGCCCAGCGTGCTGGTGGAAATTGGCTACTGCACCAACAAGAGCGAGGCCTCGCGCCTGAAAAGCAGCAAGCACCGGCAGAGGCTGGCCCAGGGCCTTGCCAACGGCATACATGCCTATGCACGGAGCCTCCTGCAGAAGTAGCTTTTGGCCTTTTCCGGCACGGAGTTTTCCCATCTGACGAAGGCTGCCCGGAAGAATTTCGGGCGCCCGGCTCTTTTGCCCCCCCGTGCGGGAGCGAGCGCGGCAGGGAAGGGCTTTCCGGGAGGGAGAATGCGCTTTCTGCCCCGTGCGGCAGGCAACCCGGGCAGGGGAGGCGCGTGCCCGGGAGGAGAACGGCGTACTCCGCATGTGGGCGGTACGACAAGGCTTCCGCGTCGCAGCGGCTTGACAAGTCTTTCCGTCATGGGGAAAATATGCGCGCCTTTTCCGGGTATGCGCCCGGCGCTCTTCCGCGCTCCGGGCCGCGACGGTCGCCGTTCTGCGATGCCCGGCGGAAGGCGGAGGGAAATCGGCCGACGTTGCGGCGTTTCCCGGGCTCTGCCGGTGCGCTTTTCAGAGCGCGGCCGGGGCAGGCCGGGGGCGGCGTTCAGGCCGTGCAGGAGTCGCGGTTTTTCTGCGGGAGACGGGGCGGGCGTCATGGGAGCGCCCGTACAGGTTCATGCCGTCGTGCCGGAAGACCGCGCCGGCAGCAGAAAGAAGATGGTCCGTGGAGGAGAACCATGTTGCGCATTGCCGAGGGGTTTCGCGTCGTCGCGGCAGTCGTGCTCATATCGTTTTTTTTCTTTGAGGGAACGGCCGCCCGGGCGGAAAACGCGGAGCGTCCTCCGCTCAGAGTGGGCATGGAGCGTGATTATCCCCCGTTCTGCATGGTGGATGAACAGGGAAATGTTTCCGGCTTCGATTTCGATATCGCTACCGCCCTCTGCAGGAACATGAAGCGCGAATGCGTCATTCTTCCTATGGCCTTTCAGGATATTCTTGACGCCATGGAGCAGGGGCGTCTGGATATCGCCGTGGCCGGACTGGCGGTGAAGCCCGACAGGCTGCGCTATATGAACTTCAGCGACAGTTACTATCATTCCCGTTCCATATACATTACCGGACGCGAGGTGTCGGTGACGAAGGAATGGATGCGGGGAAAGAAGCTCGGCACGCAGAGCGGAACCGCGCAGCGGTCGCTTGCCGAAAAAATGTGGAAAGATGTGGCCGTGCTCTGTGAATATCCCGATCATCTGAGCATGATCGACGCCCTGAAGGCGGGGGAAGTGGATGTCGTCATCATCGACGGGCTCGCGGCGTACGACTTTCTTCTGAGCAGGGAAGGTTCGACCTACTCCATGCAGGCCCTGCCGCTGGAGCTGGACAGCCCGACGAACAATGCGTGCATAGGAGTGAGAAAGGACGACGCGCAGCTGCTGCGAGACGTCAATGCCTTCCTCAATGATATAAGGCTCAGCGGCGAATACAGCCGTATCGCGCGCAAGTATTTCCCCTTCAGCATCTATTGAAAGCGTCATGGCCGGGAAGTATCGCAGAATAAGCCTGCATCGAGCCGTATTTTTGGCATGCCTGGTCATCGTGTTTTCTCTGTCGGTATCATTTCTGTATGTGTACGGTGCGTTCTACCGCATAGAAAACATTTCCGAACTGACGAAAAATCAATATCTTCCCCAGCTTATCGACAAGCAGAGAATTCTTGTCAATATCGAGACGCTGCGCCAGCAGCTGGAACTCATATACACTTCCGGCAGGTCGGACGTGGTGCGCAAGGCGCAGGTCGTGGCCCAGGCGCTCATGGCTGAGGCCGTTTTTGAGCAGAGCGCCGAGTTTCATGAGAAGGTGCTTCAGCTCCAGCCCGATATTTTCCTTCTTCTCGATTTGAAGGAAGGTATTCTTCAGGCCGAAAAGGAGCTGCACCGGGCGGAACTTCATCTGGAAAGAACGCTGGGGCGGCTTTCGGTACGGGCGGGGCGGGAGCTTGTCCTTCCTCCCCCGACCGAGTCCGGGAGCACCCGTTCCGGCGCCGTTTCGGAAGACGGGGAGTGGCCGTTTTTCGACGGACTCTGTGCGGAATCCTTTGAACCCGACTGCCGTGCGCTTCGTGAAGATCAGGAGTCGGTGTCGGCAAACAGGCGGAACATCCGCGAGCTGGACGCGCGGGCCTTCGCCGTCAAAGAACGCCTGAAGGACGGTCTGAGCGCCCTGTCGGACTATGCGGTAACAAGAGAGATGCTGAAGATCTCTTCCGACATGATGAATGTGGGGGCGACGGTTTCCCGTGTCCGCCTGCAGTTTGTTCTGATAGGAGGCGTCGCCTTCGGGCTGCTTCTGGGAATCTGCATTCTGATCAGGCACAATATCCTGAAGCCCCTCC contains these protein-coding regions:
- a CDS encoding alanine/glycine:cation symporter family protein gives rise to the protein MEWLTLINNFVWGPCMLVLLFGTGLYLTIGLRFFTIRNFARGLHHAWAGRRQDSEHGEISPFNALMTALAGDIGTGNIVGVATAIYMGGPGALFWMWMTALVGMATKFSEVLLAVHFRERTPAGNWVGGAMFFIKNGLGRRWMWLGSAFALFGIVACIGTGAMVQSNAIGGVLKASFGIPFEVSAVVLLLLSGLVLLGGVKRIAAVAGKIVPVMALCYAAMALLVIVMHISEVPGIFAMVLREAFTPTAAQGGAAGASIMMAIRMGMARGIFSNEAGLGTAPMAHAAASTRSPMTQATIGMLDTFIDTIVVCSLTAFALLVTGLWSNGQEGAAVTSAAFESVLPGVGGIVVTVCLSLFAFTTAMSWCVYGERCAIYFFGDRAQLPFRVVYCIAIPVGILIKLDLVWLLADTCNALMAIPNLIAILLLSPVLFKLVKQEEASFRSECAKDD
- a CDS encoding aryl-sulfate sulfotransferase, with amino-acid sequence MRKLVAFLAGTALAAGLCAAPATSSAYEAICGPLGVLHYQKEKSYGGFVLYTNHLGGTKTYLIDLEGNVVHEWNHGRQAFMAELLPNGHLLRAEQGPGSPVTFGGWHGSLREYDWDGNVVWEYTIRDENKVAHHGFDRLPNGNTAMLVWEKMSWDEMIAKGRDPKDPTIYKDGFKYPDGKVLEGVWPDAIIEVDPSGKVVWEFHVKDNIGTGKDQWDPNYHLPFGYMPAYFAGPDWTHWNSIRYNPETDQYLVNSRDWGEMYIIDRKTKKMVWRWGNPYAYGAGTKEQGYARDGDQILFGSHDCNWLPNGNLSIFDNGTMRPSGNHSAAYEIERDGTFNGGKIVWSFKTKDPNSFYSDYQSAAQKLPNGNWQITATNNGHVFEVTPEGEVVWEFVNPMSGDEPYCVRKDNNPWTQIHRAFRYAADSPQLKGRDLKPIRKLAPSCPDWKSLLEYKPSPNGGRPPKVENAPTSDQKGYDYALPKK
- a CDS encoding N-acetylmuramoyl-L-alanine amidase, whose protein sequence is MLQKHSLPALICLVFCLFFCMSAPASAANPPDYERAKAQLARLKEGNPGANSWQACADAFREVYDNNPKWNLRVAALFRCGVALEEKAKVTGSSVDAKKAASVYEQSARKFPYSALADDALFRAAVVYNELLKDQKKARVHLEHIARRYSRADHAKIAAEYREQMDGKKASVSSSSSGGKAPAKVTRPGKAGSHMLAAQLGLSVRTIIIDPGHGGRDPGAMHNGVVERDVNLDVAQRLEKILEKLGYKVLLTRSGNKGISLADRVNFSRRNKGDLFISIHVNAAENTSISGLETYILDFARTSSASRLAMVENADSGRLGDMDKILTEILTGARTSESRRLAENIQKSTLSYLKKNGVSTRNGGVKGAPFFVLVGSSMPSVLVEIGYCTNKSEASRLKSSKHRQRLAQGLANGIHAYARSLLQK
- a CDS encoding substrate-binding periplasmic protein, whose protein sequence is MLRIAEGFRVVAAVVLISFFFFEGTAARAENAERPPLRVGMERDYPPFCMVDEQGNVSGFDFDIATALCRNMKRECVILPMAFQDILDAMEQGRLDIAVAGLAVKPDRLRYMNFSDSYYHSRSIYITGREVSVTKEWMRGKKLGTQSGTAQRSLAEKMWKDVAVLCEYPDHLSMIDALKAGEVDVVIIDGLAAYDFLLSREGSTYSMQALPLELDSPTNNACIGVRKDDAQLLRDVNAFLNDIRLSGEYSRIARKYFPFSIY
- a CDS encoding GGDEF domain-containing protein, producing the protein MAGKYRRISLHRAVFLACLVIVFSLSVSFLYVYGAFYRIENISELTKNQYLPQLIDKQRILVNIETLRQQLELIYTSGRSDVVRKAQVVAQALMAEAVFEQSAEFHEKVLQLQPDIFLLLDLKEGILQAEKELHRAELHLERTLGRLSVRAGRELVLPPPTESGSTRSGAVSEDGEWPFFDGLCAESFEPDCRALREDQESVSANRRNIRELDARAFAVKERLKDGLSALSDYAVTREMLKISSDMMNVGATVSRVRLQFVLIGGVAFGLLLGICILIRHNILKPLLSMANFLRDLRQGRKTGELSPARIREIQQIMDMLPLLRSAMERLSMRTSLLMEERDEYARLSLKDALTGIGNRWALEERKKSDMPGLPLAVIMFDIDFFKKYNDAFGHLEGDRCLQQVASVAKGSLHRHSDAVFRYGGEEFVALVPGADPEAAVLIAGRVRESIRDAGIDNPGAPGGVLTVSVGVACRCLGETTTLDALMAQADKALYSSKRNGRDRVTVFSE